Proteins encoded in a region of the Mycolicibacterium duvalii genome:
- a CDS encoding glycosyltransferase family 4 protein, which translates to MRVAIVAESFLPNVNGVTNSVLRVIEHLRRTGHEVLVIAPDTPPGQPPADRVHDGVRVHRVPSRMFPTVTSLPLGIPWPRMFGVLRGFDPDVVHLASPALLGWGGVHAARRLDVPTVAVFQTDVAGFAQSYGVGALSRAAWAWTRRLHNHADRTLAPSTAAMEDLAAHGVSRIHRWARGVDVTGFAPSARDEDLRCAWSPRGRPIVGFVGRLAPEKHVERLAALGDDVQLVVVGDGVDRGKLEKLLPRAVFTGALYGAELATAYASMDVFVHPGEHETFCQTVQEAMASGLPVVAPDAGGPRDLVAPMHTGVLLPVAEFERRLPAAVQHLLDERPRYAVTARRSVIGRTWPVICDELLGHYDDVLGRRGVRAA; encoded by the coding sequence GTGCGCGTTGCCATCGTCGCAGAGTCCTTCCTCCCGAACGTCAACGGCGTCACCAACTCGGTGTTGCGGGTCATCGAGCACCTGCGCCGCACCGGCCACGAGGTGCTGGTGATCGCCCCCGACACCCCGCCCGGGCAGCCCCCGGCCGACCGGGTGCACGACGGTGTCCGGGTGCACCGGGTGCCCTCGCGGATGTTCCCGACCGTCACGTCGCTGCCGTTGGGCATCCCGTGGCCGCGGATGTTCGGGGTGCTGCGCGGCTTCGACCCCGACGTCGTGCACCTGGCCTCGCCGGCGCTGCTGGGCTGGGGCGGGGTGCATGCGGCGCGCCGGCTCGACGTCCCGACGGTCGCGGTCTTCCAGACCGACGTGGCGGGCTTCGCGCAGAGCTACGGGGTCGGGGCGTTGTCCCGCGCGGCGTGGGCATGGACGCGCCGGCTGCACAATCATGCCGACCGTACCCTCGCGCCGTCCACCGCCGCGATGGAAGACCTTGCCGCCCATGGTGTCTCGCGGATCCACCGGTGGGCGCGCGGGGTGGACGTCACCGGGTTCGCGCCGTCGGCGCGCGACGAGGACCTGCGCTGCGCGTGGTCGCCGCGGGGCAGACCGATCGTCGGCTTCGTCGGTCGGCTGGCGCCGGAGAAGCACGTGGAACGGTTGGCGGCGCTCGGCGATGACGTGCAACTGGTCGTCGTCGGCGACGGGGTGGACCGCGGCAAACTCGAGAAGCTGCTCCCGAGAGCTGTTTTCACCGGTGCGCTCTACGGCGCGGAGTTGGCGACCGCCTACGCCAGCATGGATGTGTTCGTCCATCCCGGCGAGCACGAGACGTTCTGCCAGACCGTGCAGGAGGCGATGGCCTCGGGTCTGCCCGTGGTGGCTCCGGACGCCGGCGGTCCGCGCGACCTGGTGGCCCCGATGCATACCGGTGTGCTGCTACCGGTCGCCGAGTTCGAACGACGCCTCCCCGCAGCCGTGCAGCATCTGCTGGACGAGCGACCCCGTTATGCGGTGACCGCCCGACGCAGCGTGATCGGGCGCACGTGGCCGGTGATCTGCGACGAACTGCTGGGTCACTATGACGACGTACTGGGACGGCGCGGCGTGAGGGCCGCCTGA
- a CDS encoding DUF3592 domain-containing protein: MSGAEVLRRLTAAWQILVPHLYGEPGESRSARILRRVRIGIVAAACLVTLQSVLLVLGAWRNDNQIEDHLGVAEANVLDAGQRRSTIEFVTPDRVTYRPELGVLYPSELEDGMRIYVEYDVNNPDLVRVRDRDASLAIIPAGSIAVVGWIVAGAALGATALIQRRINSTQEPTSSSSQLSS, from the coding sequence GTGAGCGGAGCCGAGGTGCTGCGGCGCCTCACGGCGGCGTGGCAGATCCTGGTTCCGCACCTCTACGGCGAGCCGGGGGAGTCGCGCAGCGCCCGCATCCTGCGACGGGTCCGGATCGGCATCGTCGCCGCGGCATGCCTGGTCACCCTGCAGTCGGTGCTGTTGGTGCTCGGGGCATGGCGCAACGACAACCAGATCGAGGACCACCTGGGCGTGGCCGAGGCCAACGTGCTCGACGCCGGGCAGCGGCGTTCGACCATCGAGTTCGTCACCCCCGACCGGGTGACCTACCGGCCCGAGCTGGGGGTGCTCTACCCCTCGGAGCTGGAGGACGGTATGCGCATCTACGTCGAGTACGACGTCAACAACCCCGACCTGGTGCGGGTGCGCGACCGTGACGCGTCGCTGGCGATCATCCCGGCCGGCTCCATCGCCGTGGTCGGGTGGATCGTCGCCGGCGCCGCCCTCGGCGCCACCGCGCTGATCCAGCGGCGCATCAACAGTACTCAGGAGCCGACGAGCTCGTCGAGCCAGTTGTCGTCGTAG
- a CDS encoding nitroreductase family deazaflavin-dependent oxidoreductase, which translates to MRAPIRLYRAGLGFVFGSRLLMLEHVGRRTGRTRYVVLEVIGHTAPDVYVVASGFGERAQWFRNVMAHPEVTVSVAARRRVPATARRLSAPEADRELQHYIDRHPRAWNALGGVLDGTLDGRVEPPGTELPLVELRLR; encoded by the coding sequence ATGCGCGCCCCCATCCGGCTGTACCGGGCAGGCCTGGGTTTCGTGTTCGGGTCGCGCCTGCTGATGCTCGAGCACGTCGGTCGCCGCACGGGCCGCACCCGGTATGTCGTACTCGAGGTCATCGGGCACACGGCACCGGATGTCTATGTCGTGGCGTCGGGTTTCGGCGAGCGCGCGCAATGGTTCCGCAACGTGATGGCCCACCCGGAGGTGACCGTCTCGGTGGCGGCCCGGCGTCGGGTGCCGGCCACCGCGCGGCGGTTGTCCGCCCCCGAGGCCGATCGGGAGCTGCAGCACTACATCGATCGCCATCCGCGGGCATGGAACGCGCTGGGCGGGGTGTTGGACGGCACGCTGGACGGACGCGTCGAGCCTCCTGGCACCGAGTTGCCGCTGGTCGAGTTGCGACTTCGGTGA
- a CDS encoding helix-turn-helix transcriptional regulator, producing MVAAKQKDTAKQGAKPGARKTTPSMRDGAASGGSPRGWTFLTNHAHALLCLAQGESLTARELSLRIGITERSVQAVLADLIADGYLEKSKVGRRNIYTVNPQGRLRHPLEAAHTVGDLIDALT from the coding sequence ATGGTTGCGGCGAAGCAGAAGGACACGGCGAAGCAGGGGGCGAAGCCCGGCGCGCGCAAGACCACGCCCTCGATGCGGGACGGTGCAGCCTCCGGGGGATCGCCTCGGGGATGGACGTTTCTGACCAACCACGCCCATGCGCTGCTGTGCCTGGCCCAGGGCGAGTCGCTGACCGCCCGCGAGTTGAGTCTGCGCATCGGGATCACCGAACGGTCGGTGCAGGCCGTGCTGGCCGACCTGATCGCCGACGGCTACCTGGAGAAGTCCAAGGTCGGGCGACGCAACATCTACACCGTCAACCCGCAGGGCCGGCTCCGGCATCCACTCGAGGCCGCGCACACCGTCGGCGACCTCATCGACGCGCTGACCTGA
- a CDS encoding DsbA family protein, translating into MRSSRKLVLIAALCLLVGVVGCTRQLSGAAVPSAVTAPLAISEDGFGIDAGFDDAPAHVEIFTEPQCTHCADLQRDFGDAIAYYITVGALKVTYRPLTFLDEDYDGYSATVANAMFVAAQPAGTAAATGAEFQRFVKTLWENQTPGGEPFGGAELRDMALSAGLPEEVAGAIADGTEGVDVVDMDDANFAILFDVDPYEAGTPTVFDMDAGQKLDIYDDNWLDELVGS; encoded by the coding sequence ATGCGCTCTTCCCGCAAGCTGGTCCTCATCGCGGCGTTGTGCCTGCTGGTCGGGGTTGTCGGCTGCACCCGACAGCTCTCCGGCGCCGCGGTTCCGTCGGCCGTCACGGCGCCGTTGGCGATATCCGAGGATGGCTTCGGCATCGACGCCGGGTTCGACGACGCCCCCGCCCACGTCGAGATCTTCACCGAACCGCAGTGCACGCACTGCGCGGACCTGCAGCGAGACTTCGGCGACGCGATCGCCTACTACATCACCGTCGGCGCGCTGAAGGTGACCTACCGTCCGCTGACCTTCCTCGACGAGGACTACGACGGTTACTCGGCCACCGTGGCCAATGCGATGTTCGTCGCCGCCCAGCCGGCGGGGACCGCGGCGGCCACCGGCGCCGAGTTCCAGCGCTTCGTCAAAACGCTGTGGGAGAACCAGACACCCGGGGGTGAGCCGTTCGGCGGCGCGGAGCTGCGCGACATGGCGCTCAGTGCGGGCCTGCCCGAGGAGGTGGCTGGCGCCATCGCCGACGGCACCGAGGGCGTCGACGTCGTCGACATGGACGACGCGAACTTCGCCATCCTGTTCGACGTGGACCCGTATGAAGCCGGCACCCCGACCGTGTTCGACATGGATGCCGGCCAGAAGCTCGACATCTACGACGACAACTGGCTCGACGAGCTCGTCGGCTCCTGA
- a CDS encoding demethylmenaquinone methyltransferase — MNRASLEKDPHEVASMFDGVARRYDLTNTVLSLGQDRFWRRATREALRIGPGDTVLDLAAGTAVSTVELAGSGAWCVAADFSVGMLAAGAARDVPKVAGDATRLPFGDEVFDAVTISFGLRNVVDHAAGLREMARVTRPGGRLVVCEFSTPTNGLFATVYKEYLMRALPRMARAVSSNPDAYVYLAESIRAWPDQRELAQRIAAAGWTDVRWRNLTGGIVALHAAVKP, encoded by the coding sequence GTGAACCGCGCGTCGCTGGAGAAGGACCCCCATGAGGTCGCGTCGATGTTCGACGGGGTGGCGCGCCGCTACGACCTGACCAACACGGTGCTGTCACTGGGCCAGGACCGCTTCTGGCGTCGCGCCACCCGCGAGGCGCTGCGGATCGGTCCCGGCGACACGGTGCTCGACCTCGCCGCCGGTACCGCGGTGTCGACGGTGGAGCTGGCCGGCTCCGGCGCGTGGTGTGTGGCCGCGGACTTCTCGGTCGGGATGCTGGCCGCCGGCGCGGCGCGCGACGTGCCGAAGGTGGCCGGCGACGCGACCCGGCTGCCGTTCGGTGACGAGGTCTTCGACGCGGTGACGATCAGCTTCGGGTTGCGCAATGTGGTCGACCATGCGGCGGGGCTGCGCGAGATGGCGCGGGTGACGCGCCCCGGCGGGCGTCTGGTGGTGTGCGAGTTCTCCACGCCGACCAACGGGCTGTTCGCCACGGTGTACAAGGAGTATCTGATGCGGGCGCTGCCGCGGATGGCCCGCGCGGTGTCGTCGAACCCGGACGCGTATGTCTATCTGGCCGAATCGATCCGGGCGTGGCCGGACCAGCGCGAGCTCGCCCAGCGCATCGCCGCAGCGGGCTGGACCGACGTGCGGTGGCGCAACCTGACCGGCGGGATCGTGGCCCTGCACGCCGCGGTCAAACCCTGA
- a CDS encoding TerC family protein: MSDALSVPVWGWAALMTAIVVMLAVDLFMHRDNHVIEFREAAIWSTIWIAAGLGFGLLMWWLYGGEVAGTYYAGYLIEKALSVDNVFVFALIFTYFAVPDRYQHKVLFWGVIGALLMRLVFIFVGVELLNAFFWTAYLFGAFLLYTGYKMAFKHDQQLDPQRNLLVRLVRRVIPTDANYHGDRLFVRIDGKRVATLLFVALVAVEASDLIFAIDSVAAVLAITTSTFIVWTANAFAVLGLRSLYFCLSGLLRRFVYLHYGLAFLLCFAGAKLILSETPVGKLPIPVTLSVIVVTLAVSIVTSIVATRRPKTTASQD; the protein is encoded by the coding sequence ATGAGCGACGCACTGTCCGTACCGGTGTGGGGTTGGGCCGCGTTGATGACGGCCATCGTGGTGATGCTCGCGGTGGATCTGTTCATGCACCGCGACAACCACGTCATCGAATTCCGGGAAGCCGCGATCTGGTCGACGATCTGGATCGCGGCCGGACTGGGTTTCGGCCTGCTGATGTGGTGGCTGTACGGCGGCGAGGTGGCGGGCACGTACTACGCCGGTTACCTGATCGAGAAGGCGCTGTCGGTCGACAACGTCTTCGTGTTCGCGCTGATCTTCACCTACTTCGCCGTCCCCGATCGATACCAGCACAAGGTGCTGTTCTGGGGTGTCATCGGGGCGCTGCTGATGCGGTTGGTCTTCATCTTCGTCGGCGTCGAGTTGCTCAACGCCTTCTTCTGGACGGCCTACCTGTTCGGCGCCTTCCTGCTCTACACCGGGTACAAGATGGCGTTCAAACACGACCAGCAACTGGACCCGCAGCGCAACCTGCTGGTGCGGCTGGTCCGTCGGGTGATCCCGACCGACGCGAACTACCACGGCGACCGGCTGTTCGTCCGGATCGACGGTAAGCGCGTGGCGACCCTGCTGTTCGTCGCGCTGGTGGCCGTAGAGGCCAGCGACCTGATCTTCGCGATCGACTCGGTGGCCGCGGTCCTGGCCATCACCACGAGCACGTTCATCGTGTGGACGGCCAACGCATTCGCGGTGCTCGGCCTGCGCAGCCTCTACTTCTGCCTGTCGGGCCTGCTGCGACGATTCGTCTACCTGCACTACGGACTGGCGTTCCTGCTGTGCTTCGCCGGCGCCAAGCTGATCCTGTCGGAAACCCCGGTGGGCAAGCTCCCGATCCCGGTGACCCTCTCGGTCATCGTCGTGACGCTGGCGGTGTCCATCGTCACCAGCATCGTGGCAACGCGGCGGCCGAAGACCACGGCGTCGCAAGACTGA
- a CDS encoding proton-conducting transporter transmembrane domain-containing protein gives MLVDGTVLGAVVAAPALVALGAFLARGRAVRALGRLGVLVAGAGFLTGVVLVLRLSADGDVVRVEGGVISLAAERLSAMLLLLVFGVSAVVQAFATRYLAGDRRAGWFIGGAGLLTAASAALATAATLVALALAWTLAGVALCLLLGTYRHLPAARDGLRRTATAFVIGDAALWSAVALVTARWGQVRLDELAAHSGGGLPAAVVAVLIVVAALSRSAQLPFHRWLPATLAAPTPVSALLHAGVVNAGGILLIRLSPLSTADPAVALTLLAGAATMGYGALLALVKPDVKGALAYSTMAQMGFMMFTVGLGLWAAALIHLVAHGFYKATLFLSSGSAIAYRRRMAAAPPASVPTGRRRAAALWAVALSLAALAVGVTVVPGVTDHGSGMALLVFAGITGAAATWGWLMRRPTRAGVLTAAAVLTAAMCGYLGVVSVATTFLTPALPAETLPPGAVATVVAVAVLMLAGLAVLRRWQHGSGLHHALYAHALSASHPTSTVKGTRP, from the coding sequence ATGTTGGTCGACGGGACGGTCCTGGGAGCGGTGGTGGCAGCGCCGGCGCTGGTGGCGCTCGGTGCGTTCCTGGCCCGCGGGCGCGCTGTCCGCGCGCTGGGCCGCCTCGGGGTGCTGGTTGCCGGCGCCGGGTTCCTGACGGGTGTTGTGCTGGTCCTGCGGCTGTCGGCAGACGGCGATGTCGTCCGCGTCGAGGGCGGGGTCATCAGTCTTGCCGCGGAACGACTCTCGGCGATGCTGCTGCTGCTCGTCTTCGGTGTCAGCGCAGTAGTCCAGGCTTTCGCCACCAGGTATCTGGCCGGAGATCGACGCGCGGGGTGGTTCATCGGCGGTGCGGGCCTGCTGACCGCGGCGTCAGCCGCGCTGGCCACCGCCGCCACGCTGGTCGCCCTCGCGCTCGCCTGGACGCTCGCCGGCGTCGCGCTGTGCCTGCTGCTGGGCACCTACCGGCATTTGCCGGCCGCCCGCGACGGATTACGCCGCACCGCAACCGCTTTCGTCATCGGGGATGCAGCGCTGTGGTCGGCGGTCGCCCTGGTGACCGCTCGGTGGGGTCAGGTCCGGCTCGACGAACTCGCCGCCCACTCCGGTGGGGGCCTGCCCGCGGCGGTGGTGGCAGTCCTCATCGTCGTCGCCGCGCTGTCCCGCTCGGCGCAGCTGCCCTTCCATCGGTGGTTGCCGGCCACGCTGGCCGCGCCCACGCCGGTGTCGGCGCTCCTGCACGCCGGGGTGGTCAACGCCGGCGGCATTCTGCTGATCCGCCTCAGCCCGCTCAGCACTGCCGACCCCGCCGTCGCGCTCACCCTGCTCGCCGGGGCCGCCACCATGGGCTACGGTGCGCTGCTCGCGCTCGTCAAGCCGGATGTCAAAGGTGCCCTGGCCTATTCGACGATGGCCCAGATGGGTTTCATGATGTTCACCGTCGGCCTGGGATTGTGGGCCGCGGCGCTCATCCACCTGGTCGCCCACGGTTTCTACAAGGCGACGCTGTTCCTGTCGTCGGGCTCGGCGATCGCGTACCGCCGCCGGATGGCCGCGGCACCGCCGGCCTCCGTGCCGACCGGTCGGCGACGCGCCGCGGCCCTGTGGGCGGTGGCATTGTCCCTCGCTGCGCTCGCGGTCGGTGTCACGGTTGTGCCCGGGGTCACCGACCACGGTTCCGGCATGGCGCTGCTGGTCTTCGCCGGGATCACCGGCGCGGCCGCCACCTGGGGGTGGCTGATGCGGCGGCCGACGCGGGCCGGGGTGCTCACCGCTGCGGCGGTCCTCACCGCGGCCATGTGCGGCTATCTCGGTGTCGTCAGCGTCGCCACCACTTTCCTCACACCGGCGCTGCCGGCGGAGACGCTGCCACCCGGAGCGGTGGCCACGGTCGTCGCCGTCGCGGTGCTGATGCTCGCCGGGCTCGCTGTGCTGCGCAGGTGGCAGCACGGATCGGGGCTGCACCACGCGCTCTACGCCCACGCGCTGTCCGCAAGCCATCCGACGTCCACAGTGAAGGGAACCCGTCCATGA
- a CDS encoding DUF2309 domain-containing protein: MTNESTARAQVRTDIGLAARVLPTHYPLETFIAVNPLAGLEPIPFEQAVRRAGDLYGVRGTLSEDRYRNLYRAGRISDGDLDRVLSRRYPNLTREPHVQLGPRSLTATELMRADLLHGAPVPAPVRRNRTRAEQWAPELADVVDAHTARWCAAFFGTASWPMPGRERGFYAAWRNLAPRDRRLPRSVRASLRAVPERAEDAVLEALGRAEVGHEERITYLQAHLTRLPGWAAHIHWCTGRRTDIDLTQYLAVRLSYESALLAGRSGAALPAGAPPVLPSARERVTRLVEHWGLTGVTETQLATAARILAALPVSAREALWQNAFEGQYRDGLLAALCRPRTPESAPADIQVVTCIDTRSEGLRRHLEARDGYQTFGFAGFFGVAIRFTGLPGGQPADLCPVLMAPAYDVAERAVDDAAAARRIAGLTTLTGAETAFHAAKDAIAAPFTLADAAGWVAAPWAAAKTVSPAASSGVRRWLGDLMAPAAPTQLGCEAIPLDERVLFAQAALATMGLTRDFGALVVLCAHGSSTENNPYQAALDCGACGGQAGGPNARTAATILNQPEVREALRGNGIDIPPSTLFVAAQHDTATDRVALLDRHLVPRSHHGVLGQLEADLKAAGTALAAERCTTLPGARPRASAKRSARHVLTRSADWAQVYPEWGLAGNAAFIVAPRAVTRGIDLQRRAFLHSYDADTDPDGSALETILTAPLVVAQWINCQYYFSTVAPEAFGAGTKTIHNVVGTAGVLSGQSGDLRLGLPWQSVAAGDRLMHEPLRLLAVVQAPLDRIDMIVDRNPVLQRLFGNDWVAVAARRDAGSAWHRWTRGGWHPWDETESTDRTTEKELSR; the protein is encoded by the coding sequence ATGACCAACGAGTCCACCGCCCGCGCCCAAGTGCGCACCGACATCGGGTTGGCCGCGCGGGTGTTGCCGACGCACTATCCGCTGGAGACGTTCATCGCGGTGAACCCGTTGGCCGGGCTGGAGCCGATCCCCTTCGAACAGGCCGTCCGCCGAGCCGGCGACCTGTACGGGGTCCGGGGCACGTTGTCGGAGGACCGGTACCGGAACCTGTACCGCGCCGGGCGGATCAGCGACGGCGACCTCGACCGGGTGCTGTCGCGACGCTACCCGAACCTGACCCGGGAGCCGCACGTGCAGCTGGGACCGCGCAGCCTGACCGCGACGGAACTGATGCGCGCCGATCTGTTGCACGGCGCCCCGGTGCCGGCGCCGGTACGCCGCAACCGCACCCGTGCCGAACAGTGGGCGCCGGAGCTGGCCGACGTGGTCGACGCGCACACCGCGCGGTGGTGCGCGGCGTTCTTCGGCACCGCGTCCTGGCCGATGCCGGGGCGCGAGCGGGGCTTCTACGCCGCGTGGCGTAATCTCGCGCCCCGCGATCGACGGCTGCCGCGCTCCGTCAGGGCCTCGTTGCGCGCGGTGCCCGAACGAGCCGAGGACGCGGTGCTGGAGGCACTCGGCAGGGCGGAGGTCGGGCACGAGGAGCGCATCACCTACCTACAGGCCCATCTGACCCGCCTGCCCGGTTGGGCAGCGCACATCCACTGGTGCACCGGGCGGCGCACCGACATCGACCTGACGCAGTACCTCGCGGTGCGGCTCAGTTACGAGTCGGCGCTGCTGGCCGGACGCTCGGGTGCGGCACTGCCGGCCGGCGCGCCACCGGTACTCCCGTCGGCGCGCGAACGGGTCACCCGCCTGGTGGAACACTGGGGCCTGACCGGCGTCACCGAGACGCAACTGGCCACAGCTGCCCGCATCCTGGCCGCGCTGCCGGTGTCAGCCCGGGAAGCCCTGTGGCAGAACGCTTTCGAGGGTCAGTACCGCGATGGGTTGTTGGCGGCACTGTGCCGGCCCCGAACGCCGGAGTCTGCGCCCGCGGACATCCAGGTGGTCACCTGCATCGACACCCGGTCCGAAGGTCTGCGCAGGCATCTGGAAGCGCGCGACGGTTACCAGACCTTCGGTTTCGCCGGGTTCTTCGGAGTGGCGATCCGCTTCACCGGCCTGCCCGGCGGCCAACCCGCCGATCTGTGCCCGGTCCTGATGGCGCCGGCATACGACGTCGCCGAGCGGGCCGTCGATGACGCGGCCGCAGCCCGCCGCATCGCTGGGCTGACCACGCTCACCGGCGCCGAAACCGCCTTCCACGCAGCCAAGGACGCGATCGCCGCACCGTTCACCCTGGCCGATGCGGCCGGCTGGGTGGCAGCCCCGTGGGCGGCCGCGAAGACGGTCAGCCCGGCAGCCAGCAGTGGTGTGCGCCGGTGGCTGGGTGACCTGATGGCCCCCGCGGCACCGACGCAGCTCGGCTGCGAAGCGATCCCGCTCGACGAGCGGGTGCTGTTCGCCCAGGCGGCACTGGCCACGATGGGATTGACCCGCGACTTCGGTGCCCTGGTGGTGCTGTGCGCGCACGGCAGCAGCACCGAGAACAACCCGTATCAGGCCGCGCTGGACTGCGGGGCCTGCGGCGGGCAGGCCGGCGGGCCCAACGCCCGCACCGCCGCGACGATCCTCAACCAGCCGGAGGTGCGGGAGGCGCTGCGCGGCAACGGGATCGACATCCCCCCGAGTACGCTGTTCGTCGCCGCGCAGCACGACACCGCCACCGATCGCGTGGCGCTGCTCGACAGACACCTGGTGCCCCGCAGCCATCACGGCGTGCTCGGCCAACTGGAGGCCGATCTGAAGGCCGCCGGGACCGCGCTGGCCGCCGAACGCTGCACGACGCTGCCCGGCGCCCGACCGCGGGCATCGGCGAAGCGCTCTGCGCGCCACGTGCTGACCCGATCGGCGGACTGGGCGCAGGTCTACCCGGAGTGGGGTCTGGCGGGCAATGCCGCGTTCATCGTCGCCCCCCGGGCCGTGACCCGTGGAATCGACCTGCAGCGCAGAGCTTTTCTGCATTCCTACGATGCCGACACCGATCCCGATGGCAGCGCCCTGGAAACCATCCTGACCGCCCCACTGGTGGTCGCGCAGTGGATCAACTGCCAGTACTACTTCTCCACGGTGGCGCCCGAGGCGTTCGGCGCCGGCACCAAGACGATCCACAACGTGGTGGGCACGGCCGGGGTGCTGTCCGGCCAATCCGGTGACCTGCGCCTCGGCCTGCCCTGGCAGTCGGTCGCCGCCGGTGACCGACTGATGCACGAACCGCTGCGGCTGCTCGCCGTGGTCCAGGCGCCACTGGACCGGATCGACATGATCGTGGACCGAAACCCGGTGCTGCAAAGGCTGTTCGGTAACGACTGGGTCGCCGTCGCGGCCCGTCGGGACGCCGGGTCGGCGTGGCACCGCTGGACCCGCGGCGGCTGGCACCCCTGGGACGAGACCGAGTCCACCGACCGCACCACCGAGAAGGAGCTGAGCCGATGA
- the menD gene encoding 2-succinyl-5-enolpyruvyl-6-hydroxy-3-cyclohexene-1-carboxylic-acid synthase encodes MNPSTAQARVVVDELIRGGVRDVVLCPGSRNAPLAFALHDADRAGRLRLHVRIDERTAGFLAVGLAVAERAPVCVAMTSGTAVANLGPAVVEANYARVPLIVLSANRPYELLGTGANQTFEQLGYFGTQMRANISLGLAPEQAGAAADLTSLNAQWRSATCRVLVAATGSRTANAGPVQFDIPLREPLVPDAAEPAVPYAPEGRPGGKPWTHTPPVTFDQPLDIDLTPDTVVIAGHGAGEHPNLAHLPTVAEPTAPYAQNPLHPLALRLIRPKQVIMAGRPTLHRPVSTLLADPSVPVYALTTGPRWPDVSGNSQATGTRAVTAGAPSPGWLRRCAEANCHAVEAVRGQLAAHPLTTGLHVAAAVADALRPGDQLVLGASNPVRDIALVGFNTAEVKVRSNRGVAGIDGTVSTAIGAALAHEGAGGRTVALIGDLTFVHDSSGLLIGPTEPTPRNLTIVVSNDNGGGIFELLEQGDPRFSDVSSRIFGTPHDVDVGALCRAYHVESRQIEAAQLAEALDEPFDGMRVLEVKADRSSLRALHASIKAAL; translated from the coding sequence GTGAACCCTTCGACGGCGCAGGCCCGCGTGGTCGTCGACGAACTGATTCGCGGCGGCGTCCGCGACGTCGTGCTGTGCCCCGGGTCGCGCAACGCACCGCTGGCGTTCGCGCTGCACGACGCCGACCGCGCCGGCCGGCTGCGCCTGCACGTGCGTATCGACGAGCGCACCGCGGGGTTCCTGGCGGTGGGCCTGGCGGTGGCCGAGCGCGCCCCGGTGTGCGTGGCGATGACCTCGGGCACGGCCGTGGCCAACCTCGGCCCGGCGGTCGTGGAGGCCAACTATGCGCGGGTTCCGCTGATCGTGCTGTCGGCCAACCGGCCCTATGAGCTGCTCGGCACCGGGGCCAACCAAACCTTCGAGCAGCTCGGCTATTTCGGCACCCAGATGCGCGCCAACATCAGCCTGGGCCTGGCTCCCGAACAAGCGGGGGCGGCCGCTGACCTCACCTCCCTCAACGCCCAGTGGCGATCGGCGACCTGTCGAGTTCTGGTGGCCGCCACGGGATCTCGCACCGCCAACGCCGGGCCGGTGCAGTTCGACATCCCGCTGCGGGAACCGCTGGTGCCCGACGCCGCCGAACCCGCGGTGCCCTATGCCCCCGAAGGCCGCCCCGGGGGTAAGCCGTGGACCCACACCCCGCCGGTGACGTTCGATCAGCCGCTCGACATCGACCTGACCCCCGACACCGTGGTCATCGCCGGCCACGGAGCCGGCGAGCACCCGAACCTGGCACATCTGCCGACCGTCGCCGAACCGACCGCACCGTATGCGCAGAACCCGCTACACCCGTTGGCGCTGCGGCTGATTCGGCCCAAGCAGGTGATCATGGCCGGCCGCCCGACGTTGCACCGGCCGGTGTCGACGCTGCTGGCCGACCCCTCGGTACCGGTGTACGCGCTGACAACAGGACCGCGCTGGCCCGATGTGTCGGGCAACTCGCAGGCCACGGGAACCCGGGCGGTGACCGCCGGGGCGCCGTCGCCCGGCTGGCTGCGCCGGTGCGCCGAGGCCAATTGCCACGCGGTCGAGGCGGTGCGCGGTCAACTCGCGGCGCATCCGTTGACGACGGGCCTGCATGTGGCCGCCGCGGTTGCCGACGCGCTGCGTCCCGGTGACCAACTCGTGCTCGGCGCGTCCAACCCGGTCCGCGACATCGCGTTGGTGGGCTTCAACACCGCCGAGGTCAAGGTGCGCTCCAATCGCGGCGTCGCCGGCATCGACGGCACGGTCTCGACGGCGATCGGCGCCGCACTGGCCCACGAAGGCGCGGGCGGGCGCACCGTGGCGCTGATCGGCGACCTGACGTTCGTCCACGACAGCTCCGGCCTGCTGATCGGGCCCACCGAACCCACCCCGCGCAACCTGACGATCGTGGTGTCCAACGACAACGGTGGCGGCATCTTCGAGCTGCTCGAGCAGGGCGATCCGCGGTTCTCCGACGTCTCGTCACGCATCTTCGGCACCCCGCACGACGTGGACGTGGGCGCGTTGTGCCGGGCCTATCACGTGGAGAGCCGCCAGATCGAGGCGGCGCAGCTGGCCGAGGCGCTCGACGAGCCGTTCGACGGGATGCGCGTGCTGGAGGTCAAGGCGGACCGGTCGTCGCTGCGGGCGTTGCACGCGTCGATCAAGGCTGCCCTGTGA